One genomic window of Cellulophaga sp. Hel_I_12 includes the following:
- a CDS encoding NTP transferase domain-containing protein — protein sequence MAILILAAGTSSRMKDRVKQLLPWQNTTLFGQAIAQAKKVTKHHVFVVLGANAALIKPHIKGEEITIFEHEHWKNGLGSSIAFGVTHLSSLNFYDAVLLILADQPLIDAQYLKGMLREYEADTTKIVATKYPNNNGVPAIFAKEYFDDLVNLTGDTGAKYLINTKNVVCFDPKEKSVDIDTWEEYERLRNNFKV from the coding sequence GTGGCTATTTTAATTTTAGCAGCAGGTACTTCTTCTAGAATGAAGGATAGGGTGAAGCAATTACTACCCTGGCAGAACACCACCTTGTTTGGTCAGGCAATAGCCCAAGCTAAAAAAGTAACTAAACACCATGTCTTTGTCGTTTTAGGCGCTAACGCAGCCCTTATTAAACCGCATATCAAGGGAGAGGAAATCACAATTTTTGAACATGAACATTGGAAAAATGGTTTAGGCTCCTCCATTGCTTTTGGAGTTACTCATTTAAGTAGTCTAAATTTTTACGACGCGGTTCTTCTAATTTTAGCAGATCAGCCTTTAATAGACGCCCAATATCTAAAGGGAATGCTAAGGGAGTATGAAGCCGATACCACAAAAATAGTCGCTACGAAATACCCAAATAACAATGGTGTGCCTGCAATTTTTGCTAAGGAATATTTTGATGACTTAGTAAACTTAACTGGAGATACAGGGGCCAAATATCTCATAAACACCAAAAATGTAGTCTGTTTCGATCCCAAAGAAAAATCGGTAGATATTGATACTTGGGAGGAGTATGAAAGGCTAAGAAACAACTTTAAGGTCTAG
- a CDS encoding XdhC family protein — MTHEFIQLVEQHQLAKKNGLKSLLVTVVALDGSSYRKPGVRMLLLENGNMVGAVSGGCVEKEIIRQAASVFELDIPKIMTYDGRFRLGCEGILYILIEPFAPSELFISTFNTTIKDRIHFKISSFYKKEDLSEIGFGTRVQFQTTTLPVSIKHAVNTELKVFEQRMLPCFRLLIFGTEHDAVQLCSFASHLGWDVHVIAHPLEEKTIENFPGISKLVVLPPDQYQGTDIDNQTAIVLMNHSYAKDLLFLMALKDTTPAYIGLLGSSKRREKLLADLLEQAMEVNPSFFDVLHGPAGLNLGAISAQEIAVSILSEILAVTRDQVPKSLKDKNKGILD, encoded by the coding sequence ATGACGCATGAGTTTATACAGTTGGTAGAACAACACCAACTAGCTAAAAAAAATGGCCTAAAATCGCTTTTAGTAACTGTTGTCGCCCTTGATGGTTCATCCTATCGGAAACCAGGCGTTCGCATGTTGTTATTAGAGAATGGAAACATGGTAGGTGCCGTTAGCGGGGGTTGTGTAGAAAAGGAAATCATACGACAGGCAGCCAGCGTTTTCGAACTTGATATTCCTAAAATTATGACTTATGACGGTCGCTTTCGTTTGGGTTGTGAAGGAATTCTGTACATTTTGATAGAACCTTTTGCCCCAAGTGAATTGTTTATAAGTACTTTCAACACTACTATTAAGGATAGAATACATTTTAAAATTTCCTCCTTTTATAAAAAGGAAGACCTCAGTGAAATTGGTTTTGGAACTAGAGTACAGTTTCAGACAACAACACTTCCTGTAAGTATAAAACATGCCGTAAATACAGAGCTAAAAGTTTTTGAACAACGCATGTTACCGTGTTTTAGACTGCTAATTTTTGGTACTGAACATGATGCGGTACAATTATGCAGTTTTGCAAGCCATTTAGGTTGGGACGTACATGTCATTGCGCATCCTTTGGAAGAAAAAACAATAGAAAATTTTCCAGGTATTTCGAAATTAGTAGTGCTACCCCCAGACCAGTACCAAGGTACAGACATAGACAATCAGACAGCCATTGTGTTGATGAATCACAGCTACGCCAAAGATCTATTGTTTTTAATGGCATTAAAAGATACCACACCCGCTTATATTGGTTTGTTGGGTTCTTCAAAGCGACGCGAGAAGCTTCTAGCAGATCTTTTAGAGCAAGCCATGGAGGTTAACCCCAGTTTTTTTGATGTACTACATGGCCCAGCAGGGCTTAATTTAGGTGCCATTAGCGCTCAGGAAATAGCAGTTTCTATTTTGTCAGAAATATTAGCAGTCACGAGAGATCAAGTGCCAAAATCTTTAAAAGATAAGAATAAAGGAATTTTGGACTAA
- a CDS encoding xanthine dehydrogenase family protein molybdopterin-binding subunit: MSSSIRFNRRAFIRTSSLASGGLLIGFNFFTACKDNVTPPIDISKLNFNDFNAFIKIADNGMVTLFSPNPEIGQGVKTSMPMLIAEELDVAWDNVFVQQGLLDTDNYKNQFAGGSNSIRLAWEPFRQTGATARQMLINAAAAKWGVDASECTTSEGVITNAKGETLGYGDVVKEAAQLEVPDNVALKDVADFKIIGTDARNVDIDKIITGKPLFGLDYKTEGMVYASVLRPPAFGQKLASFDAEEAKAVAGVLDVISFEDKIAVLAKDTWTAMKAKKALKAEWLTDTNLESTEDHDSLLMNLLDGNSFKTLRKDGDITKAFAGADMVLERTYESPFLPHNCMEPMNFFAYVTAEKIHLVGPIQTPEGTAKGIAAKLERPFEDVHLEMTRMGGGFGRRLYGDFAVEAAQIANLSKLPVKVVFSREDDMTDGIYRPAIKYRIKASVKDGVITGYQLKEAAINSNMYGLIPNFFPAGSIENYQVDVANYQSNITTGAWRAPYTNFLAFAEQSFFDELAESMQVDKIQLRLDLLEKVKGTTDERIQYSPERMQAVIKKAVKESDWGKNKANTYQGFAAYYCHNTHVAEVADVQIENGMPVVKKVTCVVDCGIVVNPLGAKNQIQGGIIDGIGHAMYGDFSFTEGKPNAQNFDRYRLIRMNEIPEIDVHLMENSFEPTGLGEPTLPPAGAAVANAFKAATGKRLLNQPFSKYPELLKAMPQEIIG; encoded by the coding sequence ATGTCATCCTCAATACGTTTTAATAGAAGAGCTTTTATAAGAACATCAAGTTTAGCCAGTGGTGGATTGTTAATCGGTTTTAATTTTTTTACAGCTTGTAAAGATAATGTTACCCCACCTATTGATATTTCAAAATTAAATTTCAATGATTTTAATGCCTTTATAAAAATCGCGGACAACGGCATGGTCACTTTATTCTCTCCCAATCCAGAAATTGGGCAAGGAGTAAAAACTTCTATGCCTATGCTTATCGCAGAAGAGTTAGATGTTGCTTGGGATAACGTGTTTGTACAACAAGGACTTTTAGATACTGATAATTACAAAAATCAATTTGCGGGGGGGAGTAATTCTATTCGCCTAGCTTGGGAGCCTTTTAGGCAAACAGGAGCTACCGCTCGCCAAATGTTAATCAATGCCGCCGCCGCAAAATGGGGTGTTGATGCCAGTGAATGTACTACCAGCGAAGGTGTTATTACGAATGCAAAAGGAGAAACATTAGGTTATGGTGATGTCGTCAAAGAAGCGGCACAATTAGAAGTTCCCGATAATGTGGCTTTAAAAGATGTTGCCGATTTTAAAATAATTGGCACGGATGCAAGAAACGTTGATATTGATAAAATTATTACGGGCAAACCTCTTTTTGGTCTAGATTATAAGACCGAGGGAATGGTTTATGCTTCTGTGTTGAGACCTCCCGCTTTTGGTCAAAAATTAGCGTCTTTCGATGCCGAAGAGGCCAAAGCAGTTGCAGGAGTTTTAGATGTGATTTCTTTTGAAGATAAAATAGCGGTTTTAGCTAAAGATACTTGGACCGCAATGAAGGCGAAAAAAGCACTTAAAGCAGAATGGTTAACTGATACAAACTTAGAAAGTACCGAAGATCACGACAGCTTATTAATGAATTTACTGGATGGAAATTCCTTTAAAACCCTTCGGAAAGACGGTGATATCACTAAGGCTTTTGCAGGAGCAGATATGGTTTTAGAGCGCACTTACGAGTCGCCTTTTTTACCACACAATTGCATGGAACCGATGAACTTTTTTGCCTATGTCACTGCTGAAAAAATTCATTTAGTAGGGCCCATTCAAACTCCAGAAGGCACAGCCAAAGGAATTGCAGCAAAGTTAGAACGTCCTTTTGAAGACGTTCATTTAGAAATGACAAGGATGGGTGGTGGCTTTGGAAGACGTTTGTATGGCGATTTTGCGGTAGAAGCAGCACAAATTGCAAATCTTTCAAAATTACCTGTAAAAGTGGTTTTCTCCAGAGAAGATGACATGACCGATGGAATTTATCGTCCTGCCATCAAATACAGAATTAAAGCCTCTGTTAAAGATGGCGTAATAACAGGTTATCAGCTTAAAGAGGCGGCTATCAACAGCAACATGTACGGCTTAATCCCTAATTTTTTTCCGGCTGGATCCATAGAAAATTATCAGGTCGATGTGGCTAATTATCAAAGTAATATAACTACGGGCGCATGGCGCGCACCTTACACTAACTTTTTGGCCTTTGCAGAGCAAAGTTTTTTTGATGAATTAGCAGAATCTATGCAAGTAGATAAAATTCAGTTGCGTTTAGATTTACTCGAAAAAGTTAAAGGCACTACAGACGAGCGCATTCAGTATTCTCCAGAACGGATGCAAGCGGTCATAAAAAAAGCAGTAAAAGAGTCAGATTGGGGTAAAAATAAGGCAAATACCTACCAAGGTTTTGCGGCCTATTATTGTCATAATACACACGTGGCAGAAGTGGCAGATGTTCAAATTGAAAATGGAATGCCTGTTGTTAAAAAAGTGACTTGTGTTGTTGATTGTGGTATTGTGGTAAATCCCCTAGGGGCAAAAAACCAAATACAAGGGGGTATTATTGATGGCATTGGTCATGCGATGTATGGCGATTTTTCGTTTACAGAAGGTAAACCCAATGCTCAAAATTTTGATAGGTATCGCTTGATTAGAATGAATGAAATTCCTGAAATTGATGTTCATTTAATGGAGAATAGTTTTGAACCAACAGGACTAGGTGAACCAACGTTACCGCCGGCAGGAGCGGCTGTGGCTAATGCTTTTAAAGCGGCTACAGGGAAACGATTATTGAATCAGCCTTTTTCAAAATATCCAGAATTACTCAAAGCAATGCCACAGGAAATTATTGGGTAA
- a CDS encoding (2Fe-2S)-binding protein, whose amino-acid sequence MPTYTLSLNGKTTSVEASEDAPLLWVLRDHLDLVGTKYGCGIAQCGSCTVHLDGSAVRSCSITMAQVEGKEVTTIEGLSEDGSHPVQEAWKEVDVPQCGYCQSGQMMTAAAFLKTNTSPSEQEIKNAMHGNICRCAAYTRIHQAVAVAAKKMV is encoded by the coding sequence ATGCCAACATACACATTGAGTTTAAACGGTAAAACTACCAGCGTTGAAGCTAGCGAAGATGCTCCATTATTATGGGTTTTACGCGATCATTTAGATCTTGTAGGCACTAAATATGGTTGTGGAATTGCGCAATGTGGTTCTTGTACCGTACATTTAGATGGAAGTGCTGTTCGAAGTTGTAGTATCACTATGGCACAAGTAGAGGGTAAAGAAGTCACTACCATCGAAGGTTTATCTGAAGATGGTTCGCATCCTGTTCAAGAAGCATGGAAAGAAGTTGACGTTCCACAATGTGGCTATTGTCAATCAGGACAAATGATGACAGCAGCGGCATTTTTAAAAACCAATACGTCTCCATCAGAACAAGAAATTAAAAATGCCATGCATGGCAACATTTGCCGTTGTGCAGCTTATACCAGAATACATCAAGCGGTAGCAGTAGCTGCTAAGAAAATGGTTTAA
- a CDS encoding VWA domain-containing protein yields MKLNMKSLLYALSLIFLISCGNAEDDVFFNGGGNTTGTDLGQGKPVDKCLDLGTNQLTLSIQDQFTTLPGKVSVFFRVSDTDGNPISGLTASQFTIYEQGRNDACFNRISTSESKERISPNAQIFNNNTLLVLDLSNSVLSSSLQELKTASVSFINNVMPSTESPAVKMAIYWFDGENKLHLLNALTSSKDQLVSAINGITDTISKDPSTDLYGAVIKATDIAEKLINETKNRDVIGAASVVIFTDGTDQASRFTEKAALDKVKNANLNISFFSIGLGGEINTDVLKSIGKTASVFAGNKAELETTFNNISQLVSQRANSFYLFEYCSPKRDGSGDNNLVIEVNANGKKGAVQTKFSANGFTGGCE; encoded by the coding sequence ATGAAATTAAATATGAAATCGCTCTTATATGCTTTAAGCCTTATTTTTCTTATTTCCTGCGGAAACGCCGAGGATGATGTTTTTTTTAACGGAGGAGGAAATACAACTGGCACTGACTTAGGGCAAGGAAAACCTGTAGATAAATGTCTAGATTTAGGCACAAACCAACTTACACTATCGATACAAGATCAATTTACGACCTTACCTGGCAAGGTATCGGTGTTTTTTAGGGTATCAGACACCGATGGAAATCCTATATCTGGATTAACGGCAAGCCAATTTACGATCTATGAGCAAGGAAGAAACGATGCTTGTTTCAATAGAATTTCTACTTCTGAGTCAAAAGAAAGAATTTCACCAAATGCACAGATTTTTAATAATAATACTTTATTAGTTTTAGATTTAAGTAATAGTGTACTAAGTAGTAGTTTACAGGAATTAAAAACAGCCTCCGTAAGTTTTATCAATAACGTGATGCCAAGCACCGAAAGCCCTGCTGTTAAAATGGCTATTTATTGGTTTGATGGAGAAAATAAATTACACTTATTAAATGCACTTACCTCTTCTAAAGATCAGTTAGTCTCTGCTATTAATGGCATTACAGATACTATAAGTAAAGATCCTTCCACTGATTTATACGGGGCAGTGATTAAAGCCACGGATATTGCTGAAAAATTAATTAACGAAACCAAAAATAGAGATGTGATTGGCGCAGCATCCGTTGTTATTTTTACGGATGGTACGGATCAGGCTTCACGTTTTACCGAAAAGGCAGCCTTAGATAAAGTGAAGAACGCGAACTTAAATATATCGTTCTTTAGCATTGGTTTAGGTGGCGAAATTAATACGGATGTTTTAAAGAGTATTGGAAAAACAGCAAGTGTTTTTGCGGGGAACAAGGCCGAATTAGAAACTACCTTTAATAATATCTCTCAATTAGTGTCTCAACGTGCTAACAGTTTTTATCTTTTTGAATATTGCAGTCCAAAGCGCGATGGTAGTGGAGATAATAATCTAGTCATCGAGGTGAACGCCAATGGAAAGAAGGGTGCGGTCCAAACTAAGTTTAGTGCCAATGGCTTTACAGGTGGTTGTGAGTAA
- a CDS encoding OmpA family protein: MKRLSIIAVVSLVVFSSCVSKKKYVALESDLNDTKSRLTKTQVEKEDLESKMAKIEARVADYNEKINSLKEINDNQLTSVNDVAVMSNNTKGKMRKTLSKVDPALLANATTLEDSINVAISYNLKKSIADDEDDVNINIDKTVVMINISDKLLFNSGSYQLSSKANTILQKIAEVINSEPSMEVMVEGHTDAKTINTPMFQDNWDLSVKRATSVVRLLQNKYNVAPEKMIAAGRSSFMPLVENDSKENRSKNRRTKIVIIPNLDKFFALLDSDTL, encoded by the coding sequence ATGAAAAGATTATCAATTATTGCCGTAGTAAGCCTAGTCGTATTTAGTTCTTGTGTCTCCAAGAAAAAATACGTGGCATTAGAGTCTGACTTAAATGACACTAAAAGTAGATTAACGAAAACTCAAGTTGAAAAAGAAGACTTAGAGTCAAAAATGGCTAAAATTGAGGCACGAGTAGCGGACTACAATGAAAAAATCAACTCTTTAAAAGAAATTAATGACAATCAACTAACTTCTGTTAATGATGTTGCTGTTATGAGTAATAACACGAAAGGAAAGATGAGAAAAACATTAAGTAAGGTAGATCCGGCTCTTTTAGCCAATGCGACTACTTTAGAAGATTCTATTAATGTTGCTATATCTTACAATCTTAAAAAATCTATTGCTGATGACGAAGATGATGTCAATATCAATATTGACAAAACAGTCGTGATGATTAATATTTCGGATAAATTACTTTTCAATAGCGGAAGTTATCAGTTGAGTTCAAAGGCAAACACCATTCTTCAGAAAATTGCAGAAGTTATTAACTCTGAGCCTAGTATGGAAGTAATGGTAGAAGGTCACACAGATGCCAAAACTATTAACACACCAATGTTTCAAGATAATTGGGATTTAAGTGTCAAAAGAGCTACCTCTGTAGTGCGTTTGCTTCAAAATAAATACAATGTTGCGCCAGAAAAAATGATTGCCGCAGGGCGTAGTAGTTTTATGCCCTTAGTTGAAAACGATTCTAAAGAAAATAGGTCTAAGAATAGAAGAACTAAAATTGTTATTATTCCTAATTTAGATAAGTTTTTTGCCTTATTAGATTCTGATACCTTGTAA
- a CDS encoding M14 metallopeptidase family protein gives MKKIVFILSLTIITSLSCQEKVISSDPKSDITSALYDTYDKFKEPSLNKRRIKHDDIQALIQQFKTKEGYTVKNVGTSIEGRSLSLISVGSGATSVFLWSQMHGDEPTATQAIFDILNFLESDDFKTEKEDILSNVTLHFLPMLNPDGAEIFTRRNTLGIDINRDALDLQSPEGRTLKKVRDSLDADFGFNLHDQSTYYNAENTNKPATVSYLAPAFNYEKDINEVRGNAMKIIVFMNSIIQKYAPGQVGRYNDDFEPRAFGDNIQKWGTSAILIESGGYYRDAEKQEIRKLNYVSILSAIYTISNGSYKNIDIVDYEKIPENDRKLFDLKIENLSYSLLGEIYTLDLGIHRNEIDKKGNADFWYRSTISDQGDLSTFYGYDTFNAKGYTVKAGKVYPKILKTSSEFLQLDAMQLLKKGFVYVPVETIPKDLVASPLPVHMVTTKFKAAENLRLNVGINPTFFLEKNGVLEYAVVNGFLIHLLEKEGFFKNALIIK, from the coding sequence ATGAAAAAAATAGTTTTCATCTTAAGCTTGACCATCATAACAAGCCTATCATGTCAGGAAAAAGTAATTTCTTCTGATCCAAAAAGTGATATCACTTCAGCATTATATGATACTTACGATAAATTTAAAGAACCATCTTTAAATAAAAGAAGAATAAAACATGACGATATTCAAGCCTTAATACAACAATTTAAAACTAAGGAAGGATATACAGTGAAAAACGTAGGTACCTCCATAGAAGGGCGTTCATTATCTCTAATCAGCGTAGGGTCTGGAGCTACTAGTGTTTTTCTATGGTCTCAAATGCATGGTGATGAACCAACGGCTACGCAGGCTATTTTCGATATTTTAAATTTTCTAGAAAGTGATGATTTTAAGACTGAAAAAGAAGACATATTAAGCAACGTGACACTTCATTTTTTGCCCATGCTAAACCCCGATGGAGCAGAAATATTTACAAGAAGAAATACCTTAGGCATTGATATTAATCGTGATGCTCTTGATTTGCAATCTCCAGAAGGAAGAACCTTAAAGAAGGTTCGTGATAGTTTAGATGCTGATTTTGGATTTAATTTACACGATCAAAGTACCTACTACAACGCGGAAAATACAAATAAACCAGCAACGGTTTCCTATTTAGCGCCCGCTTTTAATTACGAAAAAGATATCAATGAGGTGCGTGGCAATGCGATGAAAATTATTGTTTTTATGAATAGTATTATTCAAAAATATGCTCCAGGGCAAGTGGGCAGGTATAATGATGATTTTGAGCCTAGAGCTTTTGGAGATAATATTCAAAAATGGGGGACAAGTGCCATATTAATTGAATCTGGAGGGTATTATAGAGATGCTGAAAAGCAAGAAATCAGAAAATTAAATTATGTATCTATTTTATCTGCTATTTATACAATTTCAAACGGTAGTTATAAAAATATTGACATTGTTGATTACGAAAAAATTCCTGAGAACGACAGGAAATTATTCGATTTAAAAATTGAAAATCTTAGTTATTCCTTATTAGGAGAAATCTATACGCTAGATTTGGGAATTCATAGAAATGAAATAGATAAAAAAGGAAATGCTGATTTTTGGTATCGAAGCACAATTTCTGATCAAGGCGATTTATCTACATTTTACGGGTACGATACTTTCAATGCAAAGGGATATACCGTAAAAGCAGGGAAAGTTTATCCAAAAATTTTAAAAACAAGTTCAGAGTTCTTGCAACTTGATGCTATGCAACTTTTAAAGAAAGGCTTTGTGTATGTACCCGTTGAAACAATACCGAAAGATTTAGTAGCTTCTCCATTACCAGTACATATGGTAACAACAAAGTTTAAAGCAGCTGAAAATTTGCGATTAAATGTTGGTATAAACCCAACATTTTTCTTAGAAAAAAATGGCGTATTAGAATATGCTGTGGTCAATGGATTTCTTATCCATTTATTGGAGAAAGAAGGCTTTTTTAAAAATGCATTAATTATAAAATAA
- a CDS encoding peptidoglycan recognition family protein, which translates to MDKPAVFLVLFFLIASCGIEKKIVDKPIIFNEEREQLTKEYLLNRYDITQDHIEIVPKIIVLHWTAIASLEKSYEAFYETKLPNWRPDLENVSGLNVSSHFLIGQNGTIYRLMPETLMARHVIGLNHAAIGIENVGGTEDTPLTRAQLKANIKLVKYLNSKYDIEYVIGHYEYTNFVGHELWLEKNENYRTTKTDPGEWFMKKVRKATKKLEFRQVPTN; encoded by the coding sequence ATGGATAAACCAGCCGTTTTTTTAGTACTATTTTTTTTAATAGCCTCCTGTGGGATAGAAAAAAAAATTGTGGATAAACCCATTATTTTCAATGAAGAAAGAGAACAATTAACCAAAGAATATTTATTAAATAGGTATGATATAACTCAAGATCATATAGAAATTGTTCCTAAAATAATTGTATTACATTGGACAGCAATTGCTAGCCTTGAAAAATCATATGAGGCTTTTTATGAAACAAAACTACCAAATTGGCGGCCTGACTTAGAAAATGTTAGTGGGCTTAACGTGTCTTCCCATTTTTTAATTGGTCAAAATGGTACTATTTATAGATTGATGCCAGAAACTCTTATGGCACGTCACGTAATTGGCTTAAACCATGCGGCAATAGGCATAGAAAATGTTGGAGGCACTGAAGATACCCCTCTAACTAGAGCCCAATTAAAAGCGAATATTAAACTTGTAAAATATTTAAATTCGAAATACGATATTGAGTATGTGATAGGTCATTATGAATACACTAATTTTGTGGGACACGAGCTTTGGTTAGAAAAAAATGAGAACTATAGAACCACCAAAACAGATCCAGGAGAATGGTTTATGAAAAAAGTTCGCAAAGCCACTAAAAAATTAGAGTTTAGACAAGTGCCGACAAATTAA
- a CDS encoding 3D domain-containing protein — protein sequence MIRKLSTGFIKFLGLFLWLVFGISCAEQEKQKLDLHDWQSLQVTVTAYNSLPSQTTAINPSIAAWGDTLRPGMKVIAVSRDLMRNGLAYNTMVRIDTFPDTFLVKDKMHYRHRNKIDVYMGKDKKMAREWGRKKLTIFYLTEKDSSSVQDPKK from the coding sequence ATGATACGTAAGCTTTCTACAGGATTCATTAAATTTTTAGGCCTTTTTCTCTGGCTTGTTTTTGGTATCAGTTGTGCGGAGCAAGAAAAACAAAAATTAGACCTTCACGATTGGCAATCCTTACAGGTTACAGTGACGGCGTATAATTCATTGCCTTCACAAACCACAGCCATTAACCCTTCAATTGCCGCTTGGGGCGATACCCTTAGACCTGGCATGAAAGTTATAGCTGTTTCTCGTGATTTAATGAGAAATGGTTTGGCGTACAATACCATGGTTAGGATTGATACCTTTCCCGATACTTTTCTGGTGAAAGATAAAATGCACTATAGACATCGAAATAAAATTGATGTATACATGGGAAAAGATAAAAAAATGGCCAGAGAATGGGGAAGAAAAAAACTAACTATTTTTTATTTAACAGAAAAAGATTCTAGTAGTGTACAGGATCCTAAAAAATAG
- a CDS encoding serine hydrolase: MKIIKRILFILVVAVAIIAYFNYPKLNLISGFASKNMASSVFIADRSPEAVRDTDNDIPLVKLAEVSVSENSATGSVYGLMKRTSVYREGLGCVLVNEDFDSTKPYLKPNRNIFKNNLAFPYGDTMPKDTVYENVNYPKLNAAIANSFSDPEIKKTRTVLVYHKNRIIAEKYLNGFDKNTPILGWSTTKSIMATLYGILEYQGRIDLNSPAPVVAWQNDERKNITLNHLLRMQSGLAWEEDYTKISDVTKMLFLATDMTTAQAEKEAIAKPTEVWNYSSGTSNLLTGILRKQFKTTQEYLDFPYAQLIDKIGMHSMLLEADMAGNYVGSSYAWANTRDWAKFGILYLNKGLWNGEQLFDEKWVKYITKPTAHSKGTYGGHFWLNAEGKYPDVPRDMFSANGFQGQRIFIIPSKDLVIVRTGLSEEPEFDMNTFLSEIISAIH, translated from the coding sequence ATGAAAATTATCAAAAGAATACTATTTATATTGGTTGTTGCAGTTGCGATTATCGCTTATTTCAATTATCCAAAGCTAAATTTAATCTCAGGCTTTGCCTCTAAAAATATGGCCTCAAGCGTATTTATTGCCGATAGGAGCCCCGAGGCTGTTCGCGATACGGATAATGATATCCCATTGGTGAAATTAGCTGAAGTAAGTGTTTCTGAAAATAGTGCTACAGGCAGTGTTTACGGACTTATGAAACGCACAAGTGTGTATCGAGAAGGCTTAGGTTGTGTGCTTGTTAACGAAGATTTTGATAGCACAAAGCCCTATTTAAAACCTAATAGAAATATTTTTAAGAACAACTTAGCTTTTCCCTACGGGGATACCATGCCTAAAGATACTGTCTACGAAAATGTAAACTATCCTAAACTAAATGCAGCTATTGCCAATAGTTTTTCGGATCCAGAAATTAAAAAAACGAGGACGGTTCTGGTGTATCATAAAAACCGAATTATAGCTGAAAAATATTTAAATGGATTTGATAAAAATACACCTATTTTAGGTTGGTCCACTACCAAAAGTATTATGGCTACACTTTATGGCATTTTAGAGTACCAAGGCCGTATAGATTTAAATAGTCCGGCGCCAGTTGTAGCATGGCAAAATGATGAACGTAAAAACATCACTTTAAATCATTTACTGCGGATGCAAAGCGGATTAGCTTGGGAGGAAGACTACACCAAAATTTCAGACGTTACGAAAATGCTTTTTTTAGCAACAGATATGACTACGGCACAAGCCGAGAAAGAGGCTATAGCAAAACCAACCGAGGTTTGGAATTATTCTTCAGGCACCTCGAACTTACTGACTGGAATTTTAAGAAAACAGTTTAAAACAACTCAGGAATATTTAGATTTTCCTTATGCCCAATTAATTGATAAAATTGGAATGCATTCTATGTTGCTTGAAGCCGATATGGCTGGTAATTATGTAGGCTCGTCTTATGCCTGGGCAAATACTCGTGATTGGGCTAAATTTGGTATCCTTTACTTAAATAAAGGTCTTTGGAATGGCGAACAGTTGTTTGATGAAAAATGGGTGAAGTACATCACCAAACCTACTGCACATTCTAAGGGTACCTATGGAGGTCATTTTTGGTTAAATGCTGAAGGCAAATATCCAGATGTACCTAGAGACATGTTTTCTGCAAATGGTTTTCAAGGTCAGCGTATTTTTATTATTCCCTCTAAAGATTTAGTCATCGTTAGAACCGGACTCTCTGAAGAACCCGAGTTCGATATGAATACTTTTTTAAGTGAAATTATCAGCGCTATTCATTAA
- a CDS encoding DEAD/DEAH box helicase: MSYKKLQPELKEALSEHQITGYTAFQKGVLSKIKGGASIFGIAPENSGKTTAIIIATLQKLECKEFEDAPRALIFVKDKKSALAMAAEFEKYTKRMSIRVYCAYDEQNIEDQRADIYDGVDVVIATPKRLNKIFYLNSINLGKLKLFMVEDAEFLSKASTFSDLLRTPESLEKCQYVVFSTQFDNRMERMQDSFMANAEIFTLA; this comes from the coding sequence ATGTCTTATAAAAAATTACAACCAGAACTAAAAGAGGCTTTATCAGAGCATCAAATTACAGGCTATACGGCTTTTCAAAAAGGTGTATTGTCAAAAATTAAAGGCGGTGCAAGTATTTTTGGTATTGCACCAGAAAATTCTGGAAAAACAACGGCCATTATAATTGCTACACTTCAAAAATTAGAGTGCAAAGAATTTGAAGATGCACCGAGGGCATTAATTTTTGTAAAAGACAAAAAATCGGCCTTAGCAATGGCAGCGGAATTTGAAAAATATACTAAAAGAATGTCTATTCGGGTGTATTGTGCCTATGATGAGCAAAATATAGAAGATCAACGTGCCGATATTTATGACGGAGTAGATGTGGTCATCGCTACCCCTAAAAGGTTAAATAAGATTTTTTACTTAAATAGTATTAATTTAGGCAAGCTGAAGCTTTTTATGGTTGAAGATGCTGAGTTTTTATCAAAAGCAAGTACGTTCTCTGATCTTTTGAGGACGCCAGAGAGCTTAGAAAAATGTCAGTATGTGGTTTTTTCTACGCAATTTGATAATCGCATGGAACGTATGCAAGATTCATTCATGGCCAATGCAGAAATTTTTACTTTAGCTTAA